The genomic interval CTTCGCCTGTTACTGGGCTGAAAACCGCGCCAGTTTCAGCCCGCGCAGCCAGCGCATGGTGCAGCTCGAACTAAGGCAAAAAGGCGTATCCGCCGGCCTGGCTGAAGATATAGCGGGGGGGCTCGATGATGAAGCCGCGGCTTACCAGGCCGGGTCTAAAAAAGCCTCCAGAATGGACGTGCCGGAGTATGAAGAATTCCGCCGCAGGCTGGGCGAATACCTCAGGCGGCGCGGGTTCGCATATGATGTTATCGACCGCAGCGTTAAAAGGCTGTGGCAGGAAAAAATGCTCATAAAGAGTAAAACTCTTTTTGAAATAATTGAAAAGGAAGAGAAGTCATCTGTCCTCCCTGAACATCCCCCGGGGAGGATAGAAGGGAAGGGGGTTTGATAAATAAATGACACTAACTACGGCATTCATCGGTATTTTCGCAGGGTTTGTCATCGGCGTGGTCTGCGGAGGCATCGCGGCGCTTCTTTCGCGCGGTTTCTATGCCAACCGCCAGATACGCGCCGGACAGAAACGCGGCGCCCGCATCCTGGCGGAAGCGCGCAACGAAGCCAAGAGCGTCATCGCCGAGGCGCGCGTGGAGATAGACAAGAGCCGCGCCGCCTCCGAGAATGAGGCGCGCGAGCGCCGCGCCGAGTTGCAACGGCAGGAAAACCGCATAGTGCAGAAGGAAGCCCACCTGGACCACAAGCTGGAAGAAGTGGAATCACGCAACCGGCAGTTCGACTCGAAAGAAAAGGAACTGGAAACCGTCCGTGAGGGGCTGAACGAAATCAAGGAAAAACAGCTCAAGGAACTGGAAGCCGTCTCCCGTCTTTCCAGCGAGGATGCCAGGCAGATACTGCTGGACCAGATGGAAAACGAGATGGGCGCCGAATCGGCCAGACGCCTGCGCGAGTGGGAGCAGCAGCTTAAAGAGGAGGCCGACGAGAGGGCGCGGAATATCCTGTCATCTGTTATCCAGCGCAACGCTTCTGAAGTGGTGGCTGAGACTACCTCGAGCACCGTGCCCTTGCCCAATGATGAGATGAAGGGCAGGCTTATCGGGCGCGAAGGGCGCAATATACGGGCCCTCGAGCAGGCCACCGGCGTCGACCTTATCATCGACGATACGCCTGGAGCGGTGACGCTTTCGAGCTTCGACCCGGTGCGCCGCGAGATAGCCAGACAAGCGCTCAACAAGCTTATCCTGGACGGGCGCATCCATCCCAGCCGCATCGAAGAGGTGGTCACCAAAGCGCGCGAAGAGGTGGAGGCCTCGATGGTCGCCGCCGGCGAGCAGGCCGCCTACCAGGTGGGAGTGCACGGGCTGCATCCCGAGCTTATCAAGCTGCTGGGGCGGCTCAAATACCGCACCAGCTACGGCCAGAATGTGCTGGGGCACAGCATCGAAGTCGCCGGCACCTGCGGCATGATAGCCGCTGAGCTGGGCGCTAACGTCACCGTCGCCAAGAAAGCCGGACTGCTGCACGACATTGGCAAGGCCGTCGACCGCGATGTCGAGGGTACCCACGCCGCTATCGGCGCCGACCTGGTGAAACAGTGGGACAAGAGCAAGGACGTGGTGTGCGGCGTGGCCGAACACCACATGGACGTCACCGACGTCAGCATCTGGGGTTTCATCGTGTCGGCGGCAGACGCTATATCCAGCGCCAGGCCCGGCGCCCGCCGCGAGAGCCTGGACAACTACCTCAAGCGGCTCAAGAGCCTGGAGGAGATTGCCGATGGGTTCAAGGGCGTGGAGAAATCCTATGCCATCCAGGCCGGGCGCGAGGTGCGCATACTGGTCAAACCCGAAGAGGTTGACGACCTGTCGGCCATGAGGCTGGCGCGCGACATCGTCAAGAAGATCGAAGAGAGCCTCACCTATCCAGGGCAGATTAAGGTGACCGTCATCCGTGAGATTCGCGCCACCGATTTCGCCAAGTAAAAAGTCTCAGTTTTGAGATACATCGAGCCGCCATTCCGCAAGGAGTGGCGGCTCTTTTTTATACGGTCATTGTCGGGCTCGACCCGACAATCCAGAATCAAATGTTTAACTTAGAGTGCCCGTTGCCTTTGGTTTACCTTGCTTGTGCAGCCAGAACACTGATTTGATTTCAAGATTATTTCGAATATCATCGGTAGACTGATTTCGGAGATTGCCACGTCGGTCGCTCACGGCTCTCTCCTCGCAAAGACGGATTAAGCGCCATTGCCCTCCTACTCACCGCGTGGCATAATATACTATTCCGTAGAAGTTGAGATGATATGAAGATACTGGCCATCGGCGACATCATCGGCAAGCCCGGACGGGACGCCGTCAAGGCCATCCTGCCCGGCCTCAAGC from Dehalococcoidia bacterium carries:
- the rny gene encoding ribonuclease Y gives rise to the protein MTLTTAFIGIFAGFVIGVVCGGIAALLSRGFYANRQIRAGQKRGARILAEARNEAKSVIAEARVEIDKSRAASENEARERRAELQRQENRIVQKEAHLDHKLEEVESRNRQFDSKEKELETVREGLNEIKEKQLKELEAVSRLSSEDARQILLDQMENEMGAESARRLREWEQQLKEEADERARNILSSVIQRNASEVVAETTSSTVPLPNDEMKGRLIGREGRNIRALEQATGVDLIIDDTPGAVTLSSFDPVRREIARQALNKLILDGRIHPSRIEEVVTKAREEVEASMVAAGEQAAYQVGVHGLHPELIKLLGRLKYRTSYGQNVLGHSIEVAGTCGMIAAELGANVTVAKKAGLLHDIGKAVDRDVEGTHAAIGADLVKQWDKSKDVVCGVAEHHMDVTDVSIWGFIVSAADAISSARPGARRESLDNYLKRLKSLEEIADGFKGVEKSYAIQAGREVRILVKPEEVDDLSAMRLARDIVKKIEESLTYPGQIKVTVIREIRATDFAK